A window of Geothrix edaphica genomic DNA:
CGAGTCCCCCGAGCGCTATGCCATGGTGCGGGCCCTGGAGGGGGATGTCCGCATCCGCAAGGGCGACCTGGATGAGACCCTGAGCCGCGGCACCCCCATCGCGGAAGGCGATGTCGTGGAAAGCCGCGGTCGTGGCGTTCTGCAACTGGGAGATGGCACCCGCATCGCCTTCGGCGGCGCCACCCGCTTCACCGTCGCGGCCCTCTTCACGGACCGGAAGGGCGAGAAGCAGGTCCTGCTCCGCCTGGACTACGGCCGGCTGCGCGTGCTGCTGGGCGGGCAGTCCGATGCCCGGTTCCGCGTGGACACCCCTTCGGGTAGCGCCACCTGCCTCGACAGGGGCGCCTTCACGGTGGAAGCCGAGCGGGACAAGGTGGTGCGGCTCAAGGTGCATAGCGGCCGCGTGACTTTCGCCAACGAGCGCGACGAGAACCGCATCGTCGCCGGTGAGCGCCTGACGGTGTACAGCCCCCAGGACAACCTGGACCGGGTGCGCGGCTTCAACACCTACGAGGGCGACGACTTCGACCGGTGGAGCGAGCGGGCCCTGGTGATCCGGCGCGGCGAGAGCTGGGACCGGGTGCCTGCCGAGATCCGCTACTACGCCGATGACCTGGACGGCCACGGCCGCTGGGTCGAGTCTTCCGAGTTCGGCTGGGTCTGGCAGCCCAACGGCGTGGCTGAGGACTGGCGTCCCTACTACGAGGGCCGCTGGGCGCCCTACTCCGGAGGCATGACCTGGGTGTCCGACGAGCCCTGGGCCTATGTGGCCTACCACCACGGCCGCTGGCACTGGAGCCTCGGTGTGGGCTGGTTCTGGATCCCGGGCGTCTACTACAGTCCCGCCTGGGTGGCCTGGAACTACACCCCCGGCTACTACGGCTGGGCGCCGCTCGGCTACTACAACACGCCCTGCCACTGGGGCTACGGTGCCTGGGGCGGCGGCTACGCCTGGAACGTGGTGTCCGTGAACTACATCAACGTGGTCAACGTCCGCGGACACATCTATTCGGACGTCAACGTCATCCGCAACTTCAACGGGGCCACCGGCAGCACCACCTGGACGGGCCAGGGCGGCCGCGACCTGCGGGCGCCATGGCAGCGGTCCCCCCTGGTCGTCTCCCAGGCCGAGTTCCGGAGCCCCGGCCAGATGCAGACGGCCTTCCAGCGCGACGTGAACCGCCAGCGCCTGGCGAACTATGAGCGCCAGGCCCAGGCCGCCACGGGCCGCACCATCATCCGCCGCGAGGCTCCGCCCGCCGCCACCGTCCGTCCTGGCACTCCCGCCGCCGCGGGCCGCCCCGGCGCCCCCGCAACCGGTGCCGGTGTCACGCGCGTGCCCTTCGAGGATCGCGGCCGGGCCCAGGGCGCCGAGCGCCCCGTCTCGCCCCGGGAACGCGGCTTCGAGGATCGCCAGCGGGACCGCGGGCGCGAGCTGCCCGCCCAGGACCGTCCGGCCACCCAGGCCACCCCGGCACCCAGGGACCGTGGCGCGGAACCCCGCGGACGGGTCGAGGACCGCCGGCCGGATCCCACCCCCCGGGAACGCACCGTGGAGCCCCGGCCTCGCGGGGAGGAACGTCGCCCGGACCCCGCCCCCCGGGAACGGACCTACGAGCCCCGGCCCTCCCAGGAACGCCGCTATGAGCCCGCCCCCCGGGAGCGTGCCGTGGAGCCCCGGCCGCGGGTCGAGCGGGAGGAACGCCGGCCGGACCCTACGCCTCGGCCCGTGGAGCGGGAGTCCCGCCCCGCGCCTCGGGTCGACCCGCCCCGCGAGGAGCGGCGCGAGGAACGGCGCGAAGCAGCCCCCGAGTCCCGTCCCGCCCCGGCGCCCACACGGCCGTCCGGCGGTGAGGGGCGAGGCGAAAGCCGTGGTGGCGGCCGCGAGATCCGGCGCTGACCAACCACCTCTGGAATGCAGAACGGGCCCCGACGGGGCCCATTCTGTGATTGCCGCCGCCTAGCGGTGGCGCAGGCGTCAGATCACCTCGACCGGATAGCTTCCCTTCTGGATCAGTTCCGAGGCGATGCGTCCCCGCAGCCGGGCGCTGCTGGTGGGGTGGAACTCGGTGAAGGCCTTCACGCCGGCCAGGGCGTGGCGCAGGGCCTCGCCCTCCACCACGTCTGCGCAGAGCATGCGGGCGTCGCCATGGACCTTGTGCCAGCTCTCGTTCACGTAGAGCTCGGTGATGTCGCGGGCGATCTGGGCCCAGCGGTGGCCGGACTCCACCATGCGCTCGGCGCGCACCACGGCGCTTTCCATGGCGTAGATCTCCATGAGCATGTTGCTCATGCGGGCCATGACCTCCTGGTTGTCGATGAGCTTCTGGCCCAGCACCTGCACGGCGAGCCCGGCCGCCAGCATGCACTGGCGCTTGCTCAGCTCCACGCCGTGCTTCAGGCGCGCCAGGGGGCCGGTGAAGGCCTCGGGCTTGATCGGGTTGGAGATCTCCTTGGCCACCTGCTGGCCGAACTGCATGAGGGGCAGGTCGCCCTTCATGGCGCGCTTCAGCAGGGTACCGGCGATGAGGAGGCGGTTGATCTCGTTGGTGCCTTCGAAGATGCGGTTGATGCGGCAGTCGCGCAGGGCCTTCTCGGGCGGGTACTCGGCGCTGAATCCATAGCCGCCATAGGCCTGCACGGCCTCGTCCGCCACCGAGAACAGGGCCTCGCTGGCCCACACCTTGGAGATGCTGCACTCGATGGTGTACTCATCGATGGCGGCCATCTTGTCGGCGCCGGCGGTGGGGCTGTCCCAGCTGGTGGCGTGGAGGGCCTCGTCGATGTAGCCGGTGGTGCGGAAGTTCAGGGCCTCGCAGACGAAGATCTTGGTGGCCATGTCCGCCAGCTTCTGCTGGATGAGGCCGAAGGAGTTGATGGGCTTGCCGAACTGCTGGCGCTCGGAGGTGTACTTGATGGCGTATTCCAGGATCCGCTTCATGCCGCCCTGGCTGCCCACGCCCAGCTTGAAGCGGCCGATGTTGAGGATGCCGAAGGCGATCTTGTGGCCCTTGCCCAGCTCGCCCAGCAGGCGGTCCTTGGGGATCCGGCAGTTCTCGAGGATCACGGTGCGGGTGGAACTGCCCTTGATGCCGAGCTTCTTCTCCTCGGCGCCGGTGCTGATGCCGGGATCGTTCTTCTCCACGATGAAGGCGCTGAACTGCTGGCCGTCCACCTTGGCGAAGATGATGAAGACATCGGCGAAACCGGCGTTGGTGATCCACATCTTGGTGCCGTTCAGCACCCAGGTGTCCCCGTCGAGCACGGCCGTGGCCTTGGCGCCCATGGCGTCGGAGCCGCTGCCGGCCTCGGTGAGGGCGTAGGCCGCCAGCCACTCGCCGGAGGCGAGCTTGGGCAGGTAGGTCTTTTTCTGGGCTTCGGTGCCGAAGTAGACGATGGGCAGGGTGCCGATGCCGGTGTTGGCGCTGTAGCTGACGGCGAAACTGCCCTGCTTGCTCATCTCCTCGAGCACGAGCATGGCGGACCGCTTGTCCACATCCATGCCCTCGTAGGCCTCAGGGATCTCCAGGCCCAGCAGGCCCAGCTCACCGGCCTTCTTCATGAGCTCGATGGTCAGCGGGAGGTTCAGCTTGTCGATCTCCTCGTCCCGGGGCAGGACCTCGCCCTGGATGAAGTCCCGGGCGGCCCGGGCGAATTCCTTGGCGTCGTCGCCGAATTCCTCGGGAGTGAACTGGGGCATGGCCCCGATGGGGGTCAAAAGGAAACTGCCTCCCTTGACCTGCTCTGCAGCGGTGGTGCTCATCTCTGTCCTCCAGATTGGGTAGGGATCACGATGGGCGGCGTCGCGACTCTTGCCTAGCCTCTACCTCCGGTCAATGCGGCCCTACTCTGGTTCAATAGAAAGACCCAGGAGGTTGGATGCCGGAAGGCAGGCAAGTGCAGCAGATGTTCTCGGCCATCGCCGGGAGGTACGACGTCCTGAACCACGTGCTTTCCGGCGGCGTGGACTTCTGGTGGTGGTGGCGCATGGCCCGCCGCTCCGGCGCCGGCCCGGGGAAGCGCTTCCTGGACGTGGCGGCCGGCACGGGGGACTCCAGCCTGGCCCTGGCCCGCCGGGGGGCCGAGGTGGTCAGCACGGACTTCACCCATGCCATGCTGCGCCTGGGGCCCGCCAAGTTCGCGAGGAAGGGGCTGGCAGGCCTGATCTGGGCCTCCAGCGACGCGGACGCCCAGCGGCTGCCCTTCCGGGACGCCCGCTTCGACGGGATCACGATCTGCTACGGCATCCGCAACGTGGAGGACCGGGCCCTGGCCTACGCGGAGTTCCTGCGCGTGCTCAAGCCCGGCGGGCAGCTCACCATCCTGGAGTTCAGCGCACCCGTGTTCCCCTGGCTGAGGGCCTTCTACGACTGGTACAGCCACCGCGTGCTGCCCCGCATCGGCGCCTGGATCAGCGGCGACGCATCGGCCTACACCTACCTGC
This region includes:
- a CDS encoding DUF6600 domain-containing protein, whose product is MNASFTHSRLAAALLLPAAFVSAAPQAPVDDETYQGESPERYAMVRALEGDVRIRKGDLDETLSRGTPIAEGDVVESRGRGVLQLGDGTRIAFGGATRFTVAALFTDRKGEKQVLLRLDYGRLRVLLGGQSDARFRVDTPSGSATCLDRGAFTVEAERDKVVRLKVHSGRVTFANERDENRIVAGERLTVYSPQDNLDRVRGFNTYEGDDFDRWSERALVIRRGESWDRVPAEIRYYADDLDGHGRWVESSEFGWVWQPNGVAEDWRPYYEGRWAPYSGGMTWVSDEPWAYVAYHHGRWHWSLGVGWFWIPGVYYSPAWVAWNYTPGYYGWAPLGYYNTPCHWGYGAWGGGYAWNVVSVNYINVVNVRGHIYSDVNVIRNFNGATGSTTWTGQGGRDLRAPWQRSPLVVSQAEFRSPGQMQTAFQRDVNRQRLANYERQAQAATGRTIIRREAPPAATVRPGTPAAAGRPGAPATGAGVTRVPFEDRGRAQGAERPVSPRERGFEDRQRDRGRELPAQDRPATQATPAPRDRGAEPRGRVEDRRPDPTPRERTVEPRPRGEERRPDPAPRERTYEPRPSQERRYEPAPRERAVEPRPRVEREERRPDPTPRPVERESRPAPRVDPPREERREERREAAPESRPAPAPTRPSGGEGRGESRGGGREIRR
- a CDS encoding acyl-CoA dehydrogenase family protein, which gives rise to MSTTAAEQVKGGSFLLTPIGAMPQFTPEEFGDDAKEFARAARDFIQGEVLPRDEEIDKLNLPLTIELMKKAGELGLLGLEIPEAYEGMDVDKRSAMLVLEEMSKQGSFAVSYSANTGIGTLPIVYFGTEAQKKTYLPKLASGEWLAAYALTEAGSGSDAMGAKATAVLDGDTWVLNGTKMWITNAGFADVFIIFAKVDGQQFSAFIVEKNDPGISTGAEEKKLGIKGSSTRTVILENCRIPKDRLLGELGKGHKIAFGILNIGRFKLGVGSQGGMKRILEYAIKYTSERQQFGKPINSFGLIQQKLADMATKIFVCEALNFRTTGYIDEALHATSWDSPTAGADKMAAIDEYTIECSISKVWASEALFSVADEAVQAYGGYGFSAEYPPEKALRDCRINRIFEGTNEINRLLIAGTLLKRAMKGDLPLMQFGQQVAKEISNPIKPEAFTGPLARLKHGVELSKRQCMLAAGLAVQVLGQKLIDNQEVMARMSNMLMEIYAMESAVVRAERMVESGHRWAQIARDITELYVNESWHKVHGDARMLCADVVEGEALRHALAGVKAFTEFHPTSSARLRGRIASELIQKGSYPVEVI
- a CDS encoding class I SAM-dependent methyltransferase, with the translated sequence MPEGRQVQQMFSAIAGRYDVLNHVLSGGVDFWWWWRMARRSGAGPGKRFLDVAAGTGDSSLALARRGAEVVSTDFTHAMLRLGPAKFARKGLAGLIWASSDADAQRLPFRDARFDGITICYGIRNVEDRALAYAEFLRVLKPGGQLTILEFSAPVFPWLRAFYDWYSHRVLPRIGAWISGDASAYTYLPESIRAFPDQRALAAELEAAGFRQVGWTNLTGGIVALHTGIR